In Fusarium oxysporum Fo47 chromosome VII, complete sequence, the following proteins share a genomic window:
- a CDS encoding uncharacterized protein (of unknown function-domain containing protein) has protein sequence MSETKDLSSQVQDTTKDTASKEQESPGAFTVLQPSLVLIVPIAVNLESIPRSGAGVVNDAGDVLDDAGNIVGKIADTDNLKNLVGNTVNTAGDVVSSSGNILGKTLPIEQEKPEEEDDSHDEEKSEYTTQSKDKKSGGLGGTVGSVRGAVGETAKNLGETGRDAAGGVTDSLRGKSDATSQATDTKTPAETPKAPDVKSEGQDKDQDQKDTSLEDRDVPAEGEDKPKEVVPEEAKEIADKAKDTTKDALEDAKDITEVAKDDVTSKVDEQDVPKPEDVEDKLQEKTEGAKDDVPKSETPEVPEGDVPKSEAPGDETPSGEAPGDDDDMSMASGDDLKSVIPGEEAAGVTDEVKSKATEGEEDTEGKAAEGKETAEGRVPEGEEATADLTDETKDKAAEGEEAAGDLPEDVEGKAAEGEETAEGKVAEGKEVAGGVGEEAKDKAAEGEEAAKEPLDFTILKGTTVDKEGNLVNEKGDKLGKVVKGELKQLVGLYSDDQGIIWDKTGKQLGKAEPISEWDREQKDFSILRDTTVDNNGNLVNEKGHLIGRVTEGEIKQLIGLTSDDQGTIWDRTGKQVGKAEPLPEWERGEQKDYSILNGTTVDKNGNLVNEKGHLFGKIIEGEIKQLIGLTSDEQGTIWDRTGKAVGKAEPLPEWERGEQKDFSILKDAVVYKEGGLVNDQGDTIGKVTEGEIRQLIGLKSDENGKIWRDGKVVGQAEPLPEWDRVPKKDYSILKGTKVNKVGKLVGSNGTVLGKVIEGDLKELLGKRSDENGDIWNDFGEVIGKGEPVSVAEREEKSSAPFEHFPGATVESDGRVMYQGEQVGEVIEGNPKELKGSQVDEDGDILDRRGNTIGKAKRWEAPEEEPEKPIDNSALAGKRVNKAGNLVSESGEIYGRVIEGDVKKLVGRMSDREGNIRSESGDIIGKAELVSEGERGGKKDGPFAGLKNCIVSKDGKVVNQAGETVGRLVIGDAKALVGRAVDDDGEIVDSNGNVIGKAERWEEPEKEEKHNPLAGLKVNREGNVVDADGNIIGKLTSGELLDCAGKEIDEDGDVFNQKGSVIGHVSLLEDIPKEEEPEPEGETEEERIKREQAEADEKKQAEEAEKNKKLAQSLAYQIEQTLERLRPICKSIKDKITAAEAQKPEDRDEEELVRQVKPLIEEGGKILTETNGIIRGLDPDGRISRNAKQKTAAGEATPEEAQLANLLKELSTEIQTTIEEGKRKLEGMPHAKKEINPLWALLAEPLFQIVAAVGLLLSGVLGLVGKLLGPILSPLLNGLGLGGLLDGLLGGLGLKKILSGLGLGVVVGTVTGKK, from the exons ATGTCCGAGACAAAGGATCTGTCATCTCAGGTTCAGGACACAACAAAAGACACAGCTTCCAAAGAGCAGGAATCCCCTGGTGCGTTCACAGTCCTCCAACCAAGTTTAGTGCTTATCGTCCCCATTGCAGTCAACCTTGAGTCAATCCCCAGGAGCGGAGCTGGCGTCGTGAATGATGCTGGAGATGTCCTAGATGACGCCGGCAACATTGTCGGCAAGATCGCCGACACCGATaacctcaagaacctcgtAGGCAACACCGTCAACACCGCCGGTGATGTTGTCAGCTCTTCAGGCAATATCCTAGGCAAGACCCTGCCTATTGAACAAGAAaagcctgaggaggaggacgaCTCCCACGACGAGGAAAAGAGCGAATATACAACCCAGTCTAAAGACAAGAAGTCCGGCGGCCTGGGAGGCACCGTCGGTAGTGTCAGAGGAGCTGTCGGTGAAACAGCTAAAAATTTGGGCGAGACAGGCAGGGATGCCGCTGGCGGCGTAACTGACAGCCTCCGAGGCAAGTCAGACGCTACTTCTCAAGCCACCGACACAAAGACACCCGCAGAAACTCCCAAGGCACCTGATGTCAAGTCTGAGGGCCAGGACAAGGACCAGGACCAGAAGGATACCAGCCTCGAGGACCGTGACGTTCCCGCCGAAGGCGAGGATAAGCCCAAGGAGGTTGTTCCAGAGGAGGCTAAGGAAATAGCCGACAAGGCGAAAGATACCACCAAGGATGCCCTCGAAGACGCTAAAGATATCACTGAAGTAGCCAAGGACGATGTCACTTCCAAGGTCGACGAGCAAGACGTTCCCAAACCTGAGGACGTCGAGGATAAGCTTCAGGAGAAGACTGAGGGTGCTAAGGACGACGTCCCCAAGTCCGAGACTCCTGAGGTCCCTGAGGGTGATGTTCCTAAGTCTGAGGCTCCCGGTGACGAGACACCTAGCGGCGAAGCTCCcggcgatgacgacgacatgTCTATGGCCTCTGGTGATGATCTAAAGTCTGTGATTCCCGGAGAGGAAGCTGCTGGCGTCACCGACGAGGTCAAGAGCAAGGCCACTGAAGGCGAGGAAGATACCGAGGGCAAGGCCGCTGAAGGAAAAGAGACAGCCGAAGGCAGAGTGCCCGAAGGTGAAGAGGCCACTGCCGACCTCACGGATGAgaccaaggacaaggctgCCGAAGGCGAGGAGGCCGCTGGCGATCTCCccgaggatgttgaaggcaAGGCCGccgaaggagaagagacagCCGAAGGCAAGGTTGCTGAAGGCAAAGAAGTCGCTGGCGGCGTTGGCGAGGAGGCTAAGGACAAGGCTGCCGAAGGTGAAGAGGCTGCCAAAGAGCCTCTCGActtcaccatcctcaagggCACCACCGTCGACAAAGAGGGTAATCTCGTCAACGAGAAGGGTGACAAGCTCGGAAAGGTCGTCAAAGGAGAGCTCAAGCAGCTCGTCGGCCTCTATTCTGACGACCAAGGTATTATATGGGACAAGACCGGCAAGCAACTTGGCAAGGCCGAGCCCATCTCTGAGTGGGACCGCGAGCAGAAGGACTTCTCCATCCTCAGGGATACTACTGTTGATAATAACGGAAACCTCGTCAATGAGAAGGGCCACCTCATCGGACGTGTCACTGAAGGCGAGATCAAGCAACTTATTGGTCTCACTTCCGACGACCAGGGCACTATCTGGGACCGAACCGGCAAGCAAGTCGGAAAGGCTGAGCCTCTTCCCGAATGGGAGCGTGGTGAGCAGAAAGATTACAGCATCCTGAATGGCACTACTGTCGACAAGAACGGAAACCTCGTTAATGAGAAGGGCCACCTCTTTGGCAAGATTATCGAGGGTGAGATCAAGCAGCTCATCGGTCTCACTTCTGACGAACAGGGTACTATCTGGGACCGAACTGGCAAGGCCGTTGGTAAGGCTGAGCCTCTCCCTGAGTGGGAGCGTGGTGAGCAGAAGGActtctccatcctcaaggATGCCGTTGTCTATAAGGAGGGCGGTCTTGTCAACGACCAAGGCGACACCATCGGCAAGGTGACTGAGGGTGAGATCCGACAGCTCATTGGTCTCAAGTCAGACGAGAACGGAAAGATCTGGAGAGACGGCAAGGTCGTCGGCCAGGCTGAGCCTCTCCCTGAGTGGGACCGCGTCCCAAAGAAGGACTACTCCATCCTTAAGGGCACCAAGGTCAACAAGGTCGGCAAGCTTGTGGGCTCCAACGGCACTGTTCTCGGTAAGGTTATCGAGGGTGACCTGaaggagcttcttggcaagcGATCCGATGAGAACGGTGACATCTGGAATGACTTCGGGGAGGTTATCGGTAAGGGCGAGCCTGTCTCCGTCGCAGAGCGCGAGGAGAAGTCATCTGCTCCCTTCGAGCACTTCCCTGGTGCCACCGTCGAGTCTGATGGCCGTGTCATGTACCAGGGCGAGCAGGTCGGTGAGGTCATCGAGGGTAACcccaaggagctcaagggTAGCCAggtcgatgaggatggtgacATCCTCGACCGCCGTGGTAACACGATCGGTAAGGCCAAGCGCTGGGAGGCCCCTGAGGAGGAGCCCGAGAAGCCCATCGACAACTCTGCACTTGCTGGTAAGCGTGTCAACAAGGCCGGTAACCTCGTCAGCGAGTCTGGCGAGATCTACGGTCGTGTAATTGAAGGtgatgtcaagaagcttgtcgGACGCATGTCTGACCGAGAGGGCAACATCCGAAGTGAGTCTGGCGACATCATTGGCAAGGCCGAGCTTGTTTCTGAAGGCGAGCGTGGTGGCAAGAAGGATGGTCCTTTCGCTGGGCTTAAGAACTGCATCGTCTCCAAGGATGGTAAGGTTGTGAACCAAGCTGGCGAGACTGTTGGACGACTTGTCATTGGAGATGCCAAGGCTTTGGTTGGACGtgctgtcgatgatgatggcgagatTGTCGACTCAAACGGCAATGTCATTGGCAAGGCCGAGCGCTGGGAGGAGcccgagaaggaggagaagcacAACCCTCTTGCTGGCCTCAAGGTGAACCGTGAGGGCAACGTTGTTGACGCTGATGGTAACATCATCGGTAAGCTTACCAGTGGTGAGCTCCTTGACTGCGCCGGCAAGGAgattgatgaagatggtgatgtctTCAACCAGAAGGGGAGCGTCATTGGTCACGTTTCTCTTCTCGAGGATATCcccaaggaggaagagcccGAGCCTGAGGGTGAGACTGAGGAAGAGCGCATCAAACGCGAGCAGGCCGAggccgatgagaagaagcaggctgaggaggcggagaagaacaagaagcttgccCAGTCGCTCGCTTACCAGATCGAGCAGACTCTGGAGCGACTCCGACCTATCTGCAAGTccatcaaggacaagattACCGCCGCTGAAGCTCAGAAGCCTGAGGACCgtgatgaggaggaactTGTCCGACAGGTCAAGCCTCTGATCGAGGAAGGTGGTAAGATCTTGACTGAGACCAACGGTATCATCCGGGGTCTTGACCCAGATGGCCGTATCTCCCGCAACGCCAAGCAGAAGACTGCTGCTGGTGAAGCTACTCCTGAGGAAGCTCAACTTGCCAACCTTCTCAAGGAGCTCTCCACTGAGATCCAAACCACCATTGAGGAGGGTAAGCGCAAGCTCGAAGGTATGCCCcatgccaagaaggagattaaCCCTCTCTGGGCTCTTCTCGCAGAGCCTCTCTTCCAGATCGTCGCCGCTGTTGGTCTCCTGCTCAGCGGTGtacttggccttgttggcaagcttctcggTCCCATCCTGAGCCCTCTG CTGAacggtcttggtcttggtggccTCCTTGATGGTCTACTCGGAGGTCTTggtctcaagaagatcctcagtggccttggccttggtgttgttgtcggCACCGTCACTGGCAAGAAATAA